AAGGCCGCTGTCGACCCGCCGGGCGAAATCGAGCGCGCGGCCCAGGTCGCGGGTGACGATCCCGGCCGACAGACCGTACGCCGTGTCGTTGGCGACGCTGATCGCGTCGTCGAAGGATCCGACGCGCAGCACGCCCAGAACCGGTCCGAAGATCTCCTCCTGCGCCAGCGGCGACGACGGGTCGACGTCGGTGAAGACCGCCGGGCGGACGAAGTTGCCGTGTTCCAGGCCCGGACCGAGTGGCTCGTCACCGGCGCGGAGGCGGGCGTTGGCGGCCGCCGCGAGGTTGAGGTAGTGCCGGGTCTTGTCCAGTTGGGCGCGGGTCGCGAGGGGGCCCATCTGCACGCCGTCGGAGAGCCCGTCGCCCACCCGGCGAGCGCGGGCGAGTGCGACCACCCGCTCGACGAGCGCGTCGTGCACCGCGTCGTGGACGATCAGCCGGCTGGTGCCGGTGCACGCCTGGCCGCTGAGGCCGAACGCCCCGCGGACCACGATGTCGGCCGCCCGGTCCAGGTCGGCGTCCTCCAGCACGATCACCGGGTTCTTGCCGCCCATCTCCAGTTGGCAGCGCTGGCTGGGTCCGACCGCGCGGTGGATGGCCGCCCCGACGTCAGAGGAGCCGGTGAAGGTCACCGCACCCACCCGCGGATCCGCGACCAGCGCCGCCCCGGCCTCCCCGCCACCCTGCACGAGGGCGAGCGCACCGGCCGGGACGCCCGCGTCGAGCAGCGCCTCGACCAGCCGCTGCCCCATCAGCGGGGTCACCTCGCTCGGTTTGAACACCACCCCGTTGCCCGCCGCCAACGCCGGACCGAGCTTGCGCGACGGGATGTTCAGCGGGAAGTTCCACGGAGTGATGGCCACGACGACGCCGACCGGTTCCCGGGAGGTGTAGACGAGGCTGCCGTCTCCCGTGGCGTACGTGCTGCCGGCGACGCGCAGCGCCTCACCCGCGTAGAACCGGAGGTTCGACGGGGTCCGGCGGGTCTCGGTGAGCGCCTCGGCGAGCGTCTTGCCTTCCTCACGGACCAGGTCCCGGGCGAGGTGGTCGGCGCGGGCGGCGAGGATGTCCGCGGCGCGGTGCAGGACCGCCGCCCGCGCCTCCGGACCGCGCTCCGCCCAGTCCCGGTAGCCGGCCGCGACCGCGGTCACCGCGTCGTGCGCGTCCTTCGCGTCCGAATCCGGGAAGACCGCGACGACCTCGCGCTCGTCAGCGGGGTTCCGCCGCTCGCGGGTACGCCCGCTGGCCGAGCCCACCCACGCACCACCGATGAAGTTGCCCTTCACGGTTGCTCCTCCAACGCCGTCAGTTCGGTCAGGTCGACGTCCTCGTCGGCGAGGATCCGCGGATCGACGCTGACCTGTCCGGCGATCAGCTCCTTGGCGACGAGGACGTCCGCGCCGCGGTCGACGGCGAACGCCGCCCGGACCAGGCCGTCGCGCAGGTAGAACGCCGAGAAGTCGCACTCCTCGACCGAGCCGCGCACGACCAGCTCGTCCCAGACCGGCGCGTGGCCGGTGTACTGCAGGTTGTGGTCGTACTGGTCCGACCAGAACCAGTGCGGTTCGGCGTACACGGTGGTCCGGCCGATCATGTTGTTGGCGGCGGCGGTGGCCTGCCGGCTCGCGTTGTCGAAATGCTCGACCCGGATCCGCTCCCCGAAGAGCGGATGCCAATGGTTGGCCACGTCGCCGGCGGCGTACACGTTCGGCACCCCGGTCTGGCAGTACTCGTCGACGAGGATGCCGTTGTCGACGGCGAGGCCGGACCGCTCGGCCACGCTGGTGTTCGGCGTGATGCCGATGCCCACCACCACCAGGTCGCCCTCGATGCGGCAGCCGCTGGTGGTGACGACGACGCCGGTCGGTGTCTCGACGACGGACTCGACGGACTCGCCCAGCCGCAGCGTGACGCCCTGCCGGCGGTGGATCGCCGCGCAGGTGGCCCCGATCTCGCGGCCGAGTACGCGCTGCAGCGGCACGCCGAGCGCCTCCACCACCGTGACGTCGGCGCCCTTGCCGCGGCTGGTGGCGGCGACCTCGGCGCCGATGAAGCCGGCGCCGATGACGATCACCTGTACGCCCGGACGCAGCTGGGCGCGGAGACGGTCGGCGTCCCGCCGGGTGCGGAGGTAGTGGATACGCTCGCCCGCGACGTTCGGCAGACGGCGGGGGCTCCCACCGGTGGCCAGCAGAACCGCGTCCGCGGCGACCTCCGTGCCGTCGGCCAACTCGACGAGCCCCCGCTCGGGCCGGATCCGGACGGCCGGCTGGCCGAGCCGCAGGCGCACGTCGTTCGCCGCGCACCAGTGCTCCGACAGCAGGTGCAGGCCGCAGTCGTCGTCGCCGGCGAGGTACTCCTTCGACAGCGGCGGCCGCTGGTACGGTGCCTCCGGTTCGGCACCGAGCAGCTCGATCCGGCCGTCGAAACCGCGTCGGCGCAGCGCACGGGCGGCGACGGCGGCGGCCTGACCGGCGCCGACGGTGACGATGGTCCTGGTCATCGGCAGCTCACCCCGCAGCCGCGGCCGGGTGTGCTGCGGCATCGCTCGCCGCGCGCCCGGTGCGCTGTCGCGGGTTGACGTAGATCTTGCCGTTCGCCACCCGGACGTCGTACGTCGGCTGGCACTCGGCCTGGTCCGCCGCCTCGCCGGTGGCCGGGTCAAAGGACCACTGGTGACCGGGGCAGATGATCCGCCCGTGCAGGATTGTCCCCTTGCTCAGGGAGCGCTGCTTGTGGACGCATACGTCGTGCAACGCGAAGACCTGGGCGTCGACGTAGAACAGCGCGATCGGCGTGCCGCCGACGACCACCTGCTTCCTCTTGCGGCGCGCGAGCTCGGACAGCTCGGCGACGGGCACCCACTCGACGGGGTTAGGCTCGCTCACTCCCGACTCCCTCCGTATCTGAAGCGGTCGCGGAACTCCGGCCGCAGATGCCGGCAGGGTGGGTCAACCAGTGGACCCACCCGTCCGGCGGCTTCGGTCAGGCGCTGACCAGGTCCGTCGCCACGTAGGTGTCGTAGAGCGCCTTGGTGTAGGCGAAACGCATCTCCGCGCCCCAGCGGACGAACTGCAGCGATCGCTGCTGCAGTTCGGGCGTGTTGGCGTGGTCCAGGACGATCTGGTAGCCGCGCTCGCCGTGCACCTCGTCGGAGGTGATGTGCAGCTCGAAGAACTCGATCTCGTCCTCGGTGAAGCCGTACGCCTCGCGCAGCGGGACGATCTGCTTCTTGTAGATGCTCGGCACCTGGGACTCGAGGCCCACGACCAGTGCCGCGGTCGCCACCGCGAAGTGCTCGCGCATGGCCGTGGCGTAGCACCACGCCTGAAGGCCGCGGGTCACCGCGTTCATGTTGTTCGGGTCCTCGATCCGCTCGCGCGTCGTCCCGCACGCCTCGGCGAAGCGGATCAGCAGGTCCGTGTGGCGGATGTCGGCCAGTTCCTCCTCGTACATGTTCTGCAGGAGGAAGTCCTTGGCGTCCGTGCAGGTGTCCGGGGTGTTGGCGTAGACGTAGCTCAGGTAGTCGGCGAACGGGCCCACGTAGTGGTAGTGGTTCTCCGCCCAGCGTGCGAAGTGGTGCCGCTGCAGCTTGCCGTCGGCCCATGCCTGGCTGAACGACGCGTTCTTGGCCTCCCTGCCCTTGATCGCGTCCTGGAGGGCAGTGCGGAAGTCGTCGCGGGAGAGCAGCTCGGTCATCTTGTCGCCTCTCTCTGTAGTGCGTCGGTGCGGTCCCGGCAGCTCGGCGTGGCGCCACGGGGAGTCTCTGGGGTGTCACCAACGCTAGGGAGCCGACGACCAGCGCCCCACGGTCAAGATGCACATCCTTCGACGTCGTCTTCTGTGCACACAGTCCACGGCGTTTCCGTCGGCCAATTTGCCATCGTGGGCCGATGCCGACGATCAACAGCGCGTATCCGCGCCGATTCAGGTGGACGACGACAGGGCCGCCGCGCAGCAGCGACCGGCAGCGTCGGGGGCGGGAGTTGATGGCCGTCGTGCTGGCGGTGAACAGCGGCGCCACCGACGCGATCGGGTTCCTGGCGCTGGGCGGCGCCTTCACCAGCGTGATGACCGGGAACATGGTCCTGCTCGGGGTCGCCGTTGCTGGGGCCGACGGCGCGCTGGCCGTACACGCCGGGGCGGCGATCGCCTGCTTCATCCTTGGCTGCTCGCTCGGCACGCGCATCGCCGGCACCCCCAGACCCGACGACCCGGTCTGGCCACCCGCGGTGACCAGGGCGCTGGCCGTCGAGGGCGTGGTGCTCACCGGCTACGCCGTGGGCTGGTGGTTGAGCGGCGGACACCCGTCGGGACAGCTGCAACTGTCGTTGCTGGTGCTCAACGCGCTCGCGCTCGGCATCCAGAGCAGCACGGTACAGCGGTTCGGCGTGGCGGGACTGTCGACCACCTACCTCACCGGGACGCTCACCACCGTGATCGCGCGACTCACCTCCGGGCACCGACTGCGCGACGTCACGCCGAGCGTCCGCACCCTGCTGGGGCTGATCGCGGGCGCGGCGCTCGGCGGTTTGCTCGCGGTACGCGCGCCGGTGTGGGCGCCTCTGGTGCAGCTGGGGAGCCTCGGCACCGTCCTGGCCGCTGCCGTCGCGGCGATCCAGCCGGCGCCCGACCGCGATCGGCCATAGGCGTCGTGATCGCCGGATCCCGGAGGAACCGGCGATCACCGCTGGTCCAGTTACGCGATGCGGCGGATCCTACGAATGGCGAGATAGAGCAGGAGCAGGACGAGGACGACGAAGATGCCGGTCTCGATGCCCTGGAAGAGCCAGAACCGGAGGCGTTGTCGGAATGCAGTCGGAGCAGGGCGAGGTCGGGCGGGATGGCCCGGACGGCCAGGGCGGGCACCAGTGCGACGCCCAGCCCGGCCGCGACACAGCCCAGCTTGCCGGTCCACTCCGCGGCCACGATGTCCGTCCGAGGTCGGAAGCCGGCCGGCAGGGTGGCCCGCAGCAGGGTCTCCTCGACGGTGGCCGAGCCCGCGATGAAGGCATCATCGGCCAGTTCGCGCAGCCGGACCGTCCGCCGGTGGGCCAGCCGGTGCGTCCTGGGCGCCGCCACCAGCAGCACCTCGTCCAGGAGGTGGTGCAGGTCGAGGCGGTGGCCGTCGAGCGGCTGGTCGGGTGCGGCGCTCACCACGGCGACGTCGGCGTCGCCGTCGAGGAGGCGTTCCAGCAGCCCGGGCGTCAGCCCCTCGACCAGGGAGAGCGCCACCTCGGGGATGGGCGGACCGGAACGTGGCCAGGGCGCGCGGGACGAGCGCGGCGACCGCCGTCGGGAAGGCGCCGACCCGCAGACGGCCGGCGGTGAGGTCGCGGAGCGCGGCCAGGTCCCGGCGGGCGGCGTCGAGGCGGTCGAGCACCGCCACGGCATGGTCGAGCAGGCAGCGACCCTGTTCGGTCAGGGCTACGCCGCGCGGCAGCCGGTCGAACAGGGGGATCCGGTCTCGGCCTCCAGCGCGGCGATCTGCCGGGACACCGCGGACTGGGTGTAACGCAGGGTCCGGGCGGCAGCCGTGATGGAGCCGTGCTCGGCGACCGCGCGGAAGACCTGAACGTCGGAGGCGAGCAGTGACCGCCGGCCGAGAGCGCGCCAGGTAGGCGCGGTTCCGCACGGACAGTGATGTGGTCAGGCGCGGATGTCCTGCCTCGCGGAAGCCTGCCAACGCAGTTCGTGGCGCGCCAGGGCGTTCTTGTGCACCTCTTCGGGCCCATCGGCGAAGCGCACGGTGCGGAGGCGGGCGTAGGCGCCCGCCAGTGAGAAGTCCTCGGAGAGGCCGGCGGCGCCGTGCAGCCGCCGCGCCACCGGCTGCGCCTCGGCCATGGTGGCCTCCAGGCGCTCGCGCTGCGTGCGCAGCAGTCGCTCGTAGATCTCCTGGAGGAGGTCGTCCTTGCCCGCGAAGTAGTGGTACATCGCGCCCTTGGTGACCCCGGCCGCCTCGACGATCTCCTGGACCGAGGTCTTCTCGAAGCCCTTCTCCGCGAACAGCCTGGTGGCGACCGCCAGCAGCCGCTGCGGCAGCGCCTCGTCGCCCGTTCGACCCACCGTGCCCCTTCCCCTCCCGGCCCGCCCGCCGGCGCGATGCGCCAGCGTACGCGGGGCGCCGCCGGTCAGGCGGGCTCGACGCGCACCGGGATGCCGTTGAGCACGACGTTGCCGGAGAGCGGGTCGACGGCCGTCTCATCGGTGAGCACATTGCTGTTGACGCCGGCGTGCGCGCGCGCCACCGACTGGCGGGTGCCGGGCACGTCGTGCCCCCAACCGTGCGGCAGGCTGACCACGCCCGGCATGGTGTCGGCGGTCAGCTCCACGGGGACGACGACAGACCCCACCCGCGAGGAGACGCGTGCGGCGTCCCCGGCGGCCAGTCCGAGCTTCGCCGCGTCCTCGGGATGCACCTGCAGCGTGCAGCGGTCCCGGCCCTTCACCAGCGCCGGCACGTTGTGCATCCAGCTGTTGTTCGACCGCAGGTGCCGGCGGCCGACGAGGACGAAGCCGTCCGGCGGCGCGTCGCGGGCCTCGCGCAGCCGGGCCACGTCGGCCGCGATCGACGGCGGGCACAGCTCGACCGTCCCGCTCGGCGTGCGCAGCACCTCCGGCAGCCGCGGTCGCAGCGGCCCCAGGTCGACGCCGTGGGGATGGTCGAGCAGCCGGGTCAGGGACAGGCCATCCGGTCGCTGTCCGAACAGGTCGCCGTACGCGCCGAGCCGCAGCCGCGCGTCGAGCAGGCGTTCGGCCGGCCGGTCCCCGAAGATCAGCGCCCGCAGCTCGGTCGCCGGTCGGCCCAGTCCCTCGACCGCCTGGGCGAGCACCTGATCGAGCAGGTGCTCGTGCAGCACCGCCGGGTCTGCCGCTGCGCCCTGCCCGGCGGCGATCAGGGTGAGCCGGGCGAGGATGTCGCACTCGTCGAGGCCGTCGGGATCCGGCGGCAGGGCGGGCGGCGAGTAGCTCGCCACGTTACGCACGGCGAGGGTGAGGAACGCGAAGTCGTAGTGTCCCGCGCGAGCGGGGTCGGGCGGCGGCAGCACCACGTCCGCGTGCCGGGTGGTCTCGTTCAGGTACGGGTCGACGCTGACCATGAAGTCGAGCGAGGCGAGCGCGCGGTCCAACCGCTCGCTGTTGGCGGTGGACAGCACGGGGTTGCCGGCGATGGTGATCAGTGCGCGGACCTGGCCCTCCCCCGGCGTGGAGATCTCGTCGG
The window above is part of the Micromonospora inositola genome. Proteins encoded here:
- a CDS encoding TetR/AcrR family transcriptional regulator — its product is MGRTGDEALPQRLLAVATRLFAEKGFEKTSVQEIVEAAGVTKGAMYHYFAGKDDLLQEIYERLLRTQRERLEATMAEAQPVARRLHGAAGLSEDFSLAGAYARLRTVRFADGPEEVHKNALARHELRWQASARQDIRA
- a CDS encoding NAD(P)/FAD-dependent oxidoreductase, giving the protein MTRTIVTVGAGQAAAVAARALRRRGFDGRIELLGAEPEAPYQRPPLSKEYLAGDDDCGLHLLSEHWCAANDVRLRLGQPAVRIRPERGLVELADGTEVAADAVLLATGGSPRRLPNVAGERIHYLRTRRDADRLRAQLRPGVQVIVIGAGFIGAEVAATSRGKGADVTVVEALGVPLQRVLGREIGATCAAIHRRQGVTLRLGESVESVVETPTGVVVTTSGCRIEGDLVVVGIGITPNTSVAERSGLAVDNGILVDEYCQTGVPNVYAAGDVANHWHPLFGERIRVEHFDNASRQATAAANNMIGRTTVYAEPHWFWSDQYDHNLQYTGHAPVWDELVVRGSVEECDFSAFYLRDGLVRAAFAVDRGADVLVAKELIAGQVSVDPRILADEDVDLTELTALEEQP
- a CDS encoding Rieske (2Fe-2S) protein, whose translation is MSEPNPVEWVPVAELSELARRKRKQVVVGGTPIALFYVDAQVFALHDVCVHKQRSLSKGTILHGRIICPGHQWSFDPATGEAADQAECQPTYDVRVANGKIYVNPRQRTGRAASDAAAHPAAAAG
- a CDS encoding aldehyde dehydrogenase family protein — its product is MKGNFIGGAWVGSASGRTRERRNPADEREVVAVFPDSDAKDAHDAVTAVAAGYRDWAERGPEARAAVLHRAADILAARADHLARDLVREEGKTLAEALTETRRTPSNLRFYAGEALRVAGSTYATGDGSLVYTSREPVGVVVAITPWNFPLNIPSRKLGPALAAGNGVVFKPSEVTPLMGQRLVEALLDAGVPAGALALVQGGGEAGAALVADPRVGAVTFTGSSDVGAAIHRAVGPSQRCQLEMGGKNPVIVLEDADLDRAADIVVRGAFGLSGQACTGTSRLIVHDAVHDALVERVVALARARRVGDGLSDGVQMGPLATRAQLDKTRHYLNLAAAANARLRAGDEPLGPGLEHGNFVRPAVFTDVDPSSPLAQEEIFGPVLGVLRVGSFDDAISVANDTAYGLSAGIVTRDLGRALDFARRVDSGLVKINQPTTGMAMNAPFGGLKNSSTQTFKEQAGETMMHFYTVDKTVYVGS
- a CDS encoding YoaK family protein; this encodes MPTINSAYPRRFRWTTTGPPRSSDRQRRGRELMAVVLAVNSGATDAIGFLALGGAFTSVMTGNMVLLGVAVAGADGALAVHAGAAIACFILGCSLGTRIAGTPRPDDPVWPPAVTRALAVEGVVLTGYAVGWWLSGGHPSGQLQLSLLVLNALALGIQSSTVQRFGVAGLSTTYLTGTLTTVIARLTSGHRLRDVTPSVRTLLGLIAGAALGGLLAVRAPVWAPLVQLGSLGTVLAAAVAAIQPAPDRDRP
- a CDS encoding TenA family transcriptional regulator, translated to MTELLSRDDFRTALQDAIKGREAKNASFSQAWADGKLQRHHFARWAENHYHYVGPFADYLSYVYANTPDTCTDAKDFLLQNMYEEELADIRHTDLLIRFAEACGTTRERIEDPNNMNAVTRGLQAWCYATAMREHFAVATAALVVGLESQVPSIYKKQIVPLREAYGFTEDEIEFFELHITSDEVHGERGYQIVLDHANTPELQQRSLQFVRWGAEMRFAYTKALYDTYVATDLVSA